CAAAGAAAAGTAGGTGCCGCCCCGCACAGGGGCAACGCATGAACAACGCTAACGAATCGCGGATGCCAGCAAAGCGAAAACCAAACCACTACCCAGCGTCGCAGACAAGATCGAGCCTCTTCCCGAGACTAACGACATCATCGACCCGATACCCGAGTGCCTCATAAAACCCACGGATATCGGCTTTCACGCTAAGCACCTGAAGATTTACTTTAGGACAACCGCGAGCAGCAAGAGCGGCCTCGGCGTGACGCACGAGTCGAGTCCCAATCCCATGCCGCCGGCAGGCAAAATCAACGGCAAGCGAATACATCCACCCGCGATGCCCGTCATACCCCGCCATCACAGTGCCCACAATCCGGGCACCGGCAACAGCAACAAAGAACAACTCAGGCTGCGTAGTGAGCTTGTTCTTGATTGAAAGATGCGGATTGCGCTGCGGCCTGCTCGTATCCCCATACTCCGGGAACGCTTCGAGCCACAACGCAATCACGGCATCCGTGTCGGCCGCATCGAACGCGCGGATCGACAGTGGCGCGTCTATCACAGCGTATCCAGAATCGACCGCAGCATCGACATCATCTGATCGATCTCTTCCGTCGTCACATTGAGCGCGGGCATGAAGCGCAGCAGATTCGGACGCGCAGCGTTGAGCAACAGGCCGTCAGGCTGCATCAGCCGCGCCTTCTCGACGATCTGGTTGCCGATGTCCTTGCCGAGCAGCAACGCACGCAGCAGACCTTCGCCGCGCTCGCCCTCGAAGCCGCGCTCTGCCGACAGTTCGAGCAGCTTCGCGCGCAGATACTCGCCGCGCGCCCGCACGCCTTCGAGAAAACCGGGCGCCGTCAGCTGCGAGATCACCGAATAGCCGGCTGCCGTCATCAGCGGATTGCCGTTATACGTGCCGCCCTGGTCGCCCGCTTCGAACACCTCGACATGCTTCTTGCACAGCAGCGCGCCGAGCGGCACGCCGCTGCCGATGCCCTTCGCCAGCGTCATCACGTCCGGCTCGATGCCCGACAGCTCGTACGCGAACAGCGTCCCCGCACGGCCACAACCGCTTTGCACTTCATCGACGATCAGCAGCAGATTGTGCTTCGTCGTCAGCTCGCGCAGTTGCTGCATGAACTCACGAGTGGCCGGGAGCACGCCGCCTTCGCCCTGGATCGGCTCGAGCATCACGGCGATGGTCTTGTCGGTGATCAGCTTCTCGACGGAAGCGATGTCGTTCAGATCGGCCTTCGGGAAGCCCGGCACCTGCGGCGCATAAATCGTGTCCCAGCCGGGCTTGCCGCTCGCCGACATCGTCGCCAGCGTGCGGCCGTGGAAGCCGTGATCGAACGTGATGATCTCGTACGCGCCGTTCTTGAACTTCTTGCCGTACTTGCGCGCGAGCTTGATCGCGCCTTCGTTCGCTTCGGCGCCGCTGTTCGTGAAGAACACCTTGTCGAAGCAGCTGTGTTGCGTGAGCAGGCCGGCGAGCTTCGCCATCGGCTCGTTGTAGAACGCCGGCGACGGATTGATCAGCGTGCGCGCCTGCTGCGTGAGCGCTTCGATTACGCCGTCGTTGCAATGGCCCAGGCTGTTCACGGCCCAGCCCTGAATGAAATCCAGATATCGCTTGCCGGTGTTGTCATAGAGCCACGAGCCCTTGCCGTGCGTGAAAACGATTTCGGGCCGGTTCGTGATGTACATCAGCGAATCGATCGGATACTCATTGAAGTTCATGGCTACAGGCTCCAGGCAAACAGGGATAAGAAACCGCCTCGGACAAAATGGCCCAGCAACGGAAAGAAAGGAAACGCCAGAAATACAAAAAGCCACGGCATGCCGTGGCTTTCATGATTCGAACTGCTTGCGCGTTGTTCGCGCGAATCCGTGACGAAGCCAGCGGCGCCCCTAAGGGAGCAGCGAGCGGCGACGTCGAAGTTCGGACAGGATGCGGTTCATGCGCGAAAGAATACGACAATGCCGGCGCCCATGTAAACCTGCAATTTGCATGTCTTCACGTTTGCCGGCCGGTTTCATCTCCGCCAATCAGTCGATGCGGATGACTGCGCAACGATCAGACGGGGTTCGCGAGATCGGCTGCGCTCGTGAACGAATCCGCATAGAACTCGTCTTCCGGCAGGCGATGATGCTGCGTGAAATCGCGCTGCGCCGATTCGACCATGACAGGTGCGCCGCACGCGTACACCTGATACGCCGACAAGTCTGGCAGATCTTCGATGACGGCGCGATGAACGAAGCCCGTGCGGCCCGTCCATGCGTCGTCCGCGTCCGGCTCGGACAGCACAGGCACGAACTTGAAGTTCGGGATCTCGCGCGCCCATTGCTCGGCGAGCTCCATCATGTACAGGTCTTTCTTGCGACGCGCGCCCCAGTAGAGCGTCATCGGGCGCGTGATGTTCTTGAACGCGGCATGCTCGACGATCGCCTTCAGCGGCGCGAAGCCCGTGCCCGAAGCGAGCAGCACGATCGGCTTGTC
This genomic interval from Paraburkholderia sabiae contains the following:
- a CDS encoding acetylornithine transaminase, giving the protein MNFNEYPIDSLMYITNRPEIVFTHGKGSWLYDNTGKRYLDFIQGWAVNSLGHCNDGVIEALTQQARTLINPSPAFYNEPMAKLAGLLTQHSCFDKVFFTNSGAEANEGAIKLARKYGKKFKNGAYEIITFDHGFHGRTLATMSASGKPGWDTIYAPQVPGFPKADLNDIASVEKLITDKTIAVMLEPIQGEGGVLPATREFMQQLRELTTKHNLLLIVDEVQSGCGRAGTLFAYELSGIEPDVMTLAKGIGSGVPLGALLCKKHVEVFEAGDQGGTYNGNPLMTAAGYSVISQLTAPGFLEGVRARGEYLRAKLLELSAERGFEGERGEGLLRALLLGKDIGNQIVEKARLMQPDGLLLNAARPNLLRFMPALNVTTEEIDQMMSMLRSILDTL
- a CDS encoding GNAT family acetyltransferase is translated as MIDAPLSIRAFDAADTDAVIALWLEAFPEYGDTSRPQRNPHLSIKNKLTTQPELFFVAVAGARIVGTVMAGYDGHRGWMYSLAVDFACRRHGIGTRLVRHAEAALAARGCPKVNLQVLSVKADIRGFYEALGYRVDDVVSLGKRLDLVCDAG